A DNA window from Hypomesus transpacificus isolate Combined female chromosome 24, fHypTra1, whole genome shotgun sequence contains the following coding sequences:
- the plk2b gene encoding serine/threonine-protein kinase PLK2b encodes MEILMNIAPQPANSNRVCEPTPRSSELHRKRTEDNVSAEMARIITDSATGKCYCRGKVLGKGGFAKCYEMTDLSTSKVYAAKIIPHTRVSKPHQREKIDREIELHRMLHHKHIVHFYHHFEDKDNIYILLEYCSRRSLAHILKTRKVLTEPEVRYYLRQIVSGLKYLHEQEILHRDLKLGNFFVSESMELKVGDFGLAAKLEPVGSRRKTICGTPNYLSPEVLNKEGHGCESDIWALGCVMYTMLLGRPPFETTNLKETYRCIREARYSLPSSLSPQAKQLIGNLLAKTPEDRPHLDHILRHEFFTQGFVPERLPASCCHSAPEFHISSPAKSFFKKAAAALFGGKRDKVKYYETLNKLTKEEEEIYKLRNDLKKTVISQQQNKQQAEDALPALPSAGIPDAPVTEGQALTARDTIRLIVRGSLGSCSSSSEYLEDNSTGCVAESVASVFRGCLENMPQADNIPQGPGCSTLQWVTKWVDYSNKYGFGYQLSDHTVGVLFNNGTHMSLLPDRKTIHYYAELGQCSVFPTTEVPEHFVAQVTVLKYFAHYMEENLMDGGDLVSMSDTHLPRLYLLQWLKSDRALMMLFNDGTFQVNFYHDHTKIILCTQRDEYMLTYINEDRVSTTFKLSAMLASGCPSDLRQRMEYSLNMLTQRCS; translated from the exons ATGGAAATATTAATGAATATCGCCCCTCAGCCGGCCAACAGCAACAGGGTGTGCGAGCCGACACCTCGATCCAGTGAATTGCACAGAAAAAGAACAGAGGATAATGTATCTGCGGAGATGGCCAGAATTATAACAGATTCTGCCACCGGAAAATGTTACTGCCGTGGGAAAGTTTTGGGAAAG GGAGGTTTTGCGAAATGCTACGAGATGACAGACCTGTCCACAAGCAAAGTTTACGCAGCCAAAATTATTCCCCACACGCGCGTCTCCAAACCTCACCAACGGGAAAAG ATTGACCGGGAAATCGAACTCCACCGAATGCTTCACCATAAACACATTGTGCATTTTTATCACCATTTCGAAGACAAGGACAACATCTACATACTATTGGAGTACTGCAGTAGAAGA TCCTTAGCTCATATCCTGAAGACACGTAAAGTGCTCACTGAACCGGAGGTGCGCTATTACCTGCGTCAGATCGTCTCAGGACTCAAATACCTGCACGAACAAGAGATCCTGCACAGAGACCTCAAATTGG GTAACTTCTTTGTGAGTGAATCCATGGAGCTGAAGGTGGGAGACTTTGGCCTAGCTGCCAAACTGGAGCCAgtggggagcaggaggaagaccATCTGTGGGACGCCCAACTACCTGTCCCCTGAAGTGCTCAACAAGGAAGGCCACGGCTGCGAGTCTGACATCTGGGCCCTGGGCTGTGTCAT GTACACCATGCTACTGGGCAGACCCCCCTTTGAGACCACCAACCTGAAGGAAACTTACAGGTGCATCCGTGAGGCTCGCTACTCCCTGCCCTCTTCACTGTCCCCCCAGGCCAAGCAGCTCATTGGTAACCTGCTGGCCAAGACCCCAGAGGACAGACCCCACCTAGATCACATCCTCCGACACGAGTTCTTCACACAG GGTTTTGTGCCAGAGCGTCTCCCAGCAAGCTGTTGCCACTCTGCACCAGAGTTCCACATCTCCAGCCCTGCCAAGAGTTTCTTCAAGAAGGCTGCAGCCGCACTGTTTGGTGGGAAGAGGGACAAGGTCAAATACTACGAGACCTTGA ATAAGCTaaccaaagaagaagaggaaatcTATAAGCTGCGAAACGACCTAAAGAAGACTGTCATCAGCCAGCAACAGAACAAACAGCAGGCTGAG GACGCTCTGCCAGCCTTGCCATCGGCCGGGATTCCCGATGCCCCGGTAACAGAGGGTCAGGCCCTGACGGCGCGTGACACCATCCGCTTGATCGTCAGGGGCAGCCTgggcagctgcagcagcagcagcgaaT ATCTGGAAGACAATAGCACGGGCTGTGTGGCTGAGTCTGTAGCCAGCGTTTTCAGAGGGTGCCTGGAAAACATGCCTCAAG caGACAACATTCCCcaaggtccaggctgcagtacCCTCCAGTGGGTGACTAAGTGGGTCGACTACTCCAACAAGTACGGCTTCGGCTACCAGCTGTCAGACCACACCGTGGGGGTTCTCTTCAACAACGGCACTCACATGAGCCTCCTCCCCGACAGGAA aACAATCCATTACTATGCGGAGCTGGGACAGTGTTCTGTCTTTCCCACTACGGAGGTCCCAGAGCACTTTGTTGCTCAGGTGACAGTGCTCAAGTACTTTGCCCATTACATGGAGGAGAATCTGATGGAT GGCGGAGACCTAGTGAGCATGTCCGACACACACCTACCCAGACTCTACCTTCTGCAGTGGCTCAAGTCTGACCGCGCCCTCATGATGCTCTTCAACGATGGCACCTTTCAG GTTAACTTCTACCATGACCACACCAAGATCATCCTGTGCACCCAGAGGGATGAGTACATGCTGACGTACATCAATGAGGACCGGGTCTCCACCACCTTCAAACTGAGCGCCATGCTTGCCTCCGGCTGCCCCAGTGACCTGCGCCAGCGTATGGAGTACTCCCTCAACATGCTCACGCAGCGCTGCAGTTGA
- the si:dkey-190g11.3 gene encoding ATP synthase subunit C lysine N-methyltransferase isoform X2 gives MEDSIEVILQEDTFSRSPTGSQDSPTLTALTGALLTGGYWVWRLFMLPGARKIPIGLKVPYLPSSTAQILSVMKLLEGRTGRLADLGSGDGRLCTGYEINSMLLAFSRCKAYWTGVPASQANFVNKDFWKADLSIYKNVTVFLAPGVIEMLGEKLLRELADDAHVVACRFPFSQWHSHASSGSGLDQAWAYDINTVRLKLNQRGQV, from the exons ATGGAAGACTCCATTGAGGTCATTCTTCAGGAAGACACATTCTCCAGGAGCCCCACTGGGAGTCAGGACAGCCCCACTTTGACAGCCCTCACTGGGGCACTGCTCACAGGTGGCTACTGGGTGTGGAGACTGTTCATGCTGCCTGGCGCTCGCAAAATCCCAATTGGCCTCAAG GTGCCTTACCTGCCCTCCAGCACAGCTCAGATTCTGAGCGTCATGAAGCTTTTGGAGGGAAGAACAGGTCGGCTGGCTGATCTGGGGTCAGGAGATGGGAGACTG TGTACTGGGTATGAGATCAACTCCATGCTGCTAGCCTTTTCCAGATGCAAGGCCTACTGGACAGGGGTGCCAGCCAGCCAAGCCAACTTTGTCAACAAAGACTTCTGGAAG GCTGATCTATCAATCTACAAGAATGTGACTGTGTTTCTTGCACCTGGAGTG ATCGAGATGTTGGGTGAGAAGTTGCTAAGAGAACTCGCTGATGATGCACATGTCGTTGCATGTCGGTTCCCCTTCTCCCAGTGGCACAGCCATGCATCCTCAGGCAGCGGCTTGGACCAGGCCTGGGCCTATGACATCAATACTGTACGCTTAAAACTGAACCAAAGAGGTCAAGTTTGA
- the rab3c gene encoding ras-related protein Rab-3C isoform X1 → MDLYGKMAATQDVKGKEGADQNFDYMFKLLIIGNSSVGKTSFLFRYADDAFTSAFVSTVGIDFKVKTVYKNDKRIKLQIWDTAGQERYRTITTAYYRGAMGFILMYDITNEESFGAVQDWSTQIKTYSWDNAQVVLAGNKCDMEEERVVSVDSGRLLAEQLGFEFFETSAKDNINVKQTFERLVDIICDRMSESLDTDPAVTTGTPGAKLTDSAPPLQQPACNC, encoded by the exons ATGGATTTATATGGGAAG ATGGCTGCCACTCAGGATGTGAAGGGGAAGGAGGGTGCGGACCAGAACTTTGACTACATGTTCAAACTGCTGATCATTGGCAACAGCAGTGTGGGCAAGACCAGCTTCCTGTTCCGCTACGCGGATGACGCCTTCACCTCCGCCTTTGTCAGCACCGTGGGCATCGACTTCAAGGTCAAGACCGTCTACAAGAACGACAAGAGAATCAAGCTGCAGATATGG gaCACAGCCGGCCAGGAGCGTTACAGGACTATCACTACGGCCTACTACCGTGGGGCAATGGGCTTCATCCTCATGTACGACATCACTAACGAGGAGTCCTTCGGGGCTGTGCAGGACTG gTCGACCCAGATCAAGACCTATTCGTGGGACAACGCCCAAGTGGTCCTGGCAGGAAACAAgtgtgacatggaggaggagagggtggtgtcAGTGGACAGTGGCAGACTGCTTGCTGAACAGCTGG GATTTGAGTTCTTCGAGACGAGTGCCAAGGACAACATCAATGTGAAGCAGACCTTCGAGCGCCTCGTCGACATCATCTGCGACCGGATGTCCGAGAGCCTGGATACGGATCCTGCCGTTACCACGGGAACGCCTGGTGCCAAACTGACAGACAGCGCCCCGCCCCTCCAGCAGCCAGCCTGCAACTGTTAG
- the si:dkey-190g11.3 gene encoding ATP synthase subunit C lysine N-methyltransferase isoform X4 → MEDSIEVILQEDTFSRSPTGSQDSPTLTALTGALLTGGYWVWRLFMLPGARKIPIGLKVPYLPSSTAQILSVMKLLEGRTGRLADLGSGDGRLCTGYEINSMLLAFSRCKAYWTGVPASQANFVNKDFWKIEMLGEKLLRELADDAHVVACRFPFSQWHSHASSGSGLDQAWAYDINTVRLKLNQRGQV, encoded by the exons ATGGAAGACTCCATTGAGGTCATTCTTCAGGAAGACACATTCTCCAGGAGCCCCACTGGGAGTCAGGACAGCCCCACTTTGACAGCCCTCACTGGGGCACTGCTCACAGGTGGCTACTGGGTGTGGAGACTGTTCATGCTGCCTGGCGCTCGCAAAATCCCAATTGGCCTCAAG GTGCCTTACCTGCCCTCCAGCACAGCTCAGATTCTGAGCGTCATGAAGCTTTTGGAGGGAAGAACAGGTCGGCTGGCTGATCTGGGGTCAGGAGATGGGAGACTG TGTACTGGGTATGAGATCAACTCCATGCTGCTAGCCTTTTCCAGATGCAAGGCCTACTGGACAGGGGTGCCAGCCAGCCAAGCCAACTTTGTCAACAAAGACTTCTGGAAG ATCGAGATGTTGGGTGAGAAGTTGCTAAGAGAACTCGCTGATGATGCACATGTCGTTGCATGTCGGTTCCCCTTCTCCCAGTGGCACAGCCATGCATCCTCAGGCAGCGGCTTGGACCAGGCCTGGGCCTATGACATCAATACTGTACGCTTAAAACTGAACCAAAGAGGTCAAGTTTGA
- the si:dkey-190g11.3 gene encoding ATP synthase subunit C lysine N-methyltransferase isoform X1, whose protein sequence is MEDSIEVILQEDTFSRSPTGSQDSPTLTALTGALLTGGYWVWRLFMLPGARKIPIGLKVPYLPSSTAQILSVMKLLEGRTGRLADLGSGDGRLVFATSSVGFQCTGYEINSMLLAFSRCKAYWTGVPASQANFVNKDFWKADLSIYKNVTVFLAPGVIEMLGEKLLRELADDAHVVACRFPFSQWHSHASSGSGLDQAWAYDINTVRLKLNQRGQV, encoded by the exons ATGGAAGACTCCATTGAGGTCATTCTTCAGGAAGACACATTCTCCAGGAGCCCCACTGGGAGTCAGGACAGCCCCACTTTGACAGCCCTCACTGGGGCACTGCTCACAGGTGGCTACTGGGTGTGGAGACTGTTCATGCTGCCTGGCGCTCGCAAAATCCCAATTGGCCTCAAG GTGCCTTACCTGCCCTCCAGCACAGCTCAGATTCTGAGCGTCATGAAGCTTTTGGAGGGAAGAACAGGTCGGCTGGCTGATCTGGGGTCAGGAGATGGGAGACTG GTGTTCGCTACCTCTTCGGTTGGTTTTCAGTGTACTGGGTATGAGATCAACTCCATGCTGCTAGCCTTTTCCAGATGCAAGGCCTACTGGACAGGGGTGCCAGCCAGCCAAGCCAACTTTGTCAACAAAGACTTCTGGAAG GCTGATCTATCAATCTACAAGAATGTGACTGTGTTTCTTGCACCTGGAGTG ATCGAGATGTTGGGTGAGAAGTTGCTAAGAGAACTCGCTGATGATGCACATGTCGTTGCATGTCGGTTCCCCTTCTCCCAGTGGCACAGCCATGCATCCTCAGGCAGCGGCTTGGACCAGGCCTGGGCCTATGACATCAATACTGTACGCTTAAAACTGAACCAAAGAGGTCAAGTTTGA
- the si:dkey-190g11.3 gene encoding adenine nucleotide translocase lysine N-methyltransferase isoform X5, producing MEDSIEVILQEDTFSRSPTGSQDSPTLTALTGALLTGGYWVWRLFMLPGARKIPIGLKVPYLPSSTAQILSVMKLLEGRTGRLADLGSGDGRLVFATSSVGFQCTGYEINSMLLAFSRCKAYWTGVPASQANFVNKDFWKADLSIYKNVTVFLAPGVVPTPLRRTVITSCITGTVRY from the exons ATGGAAGACTCCATTGAGGTCATTCTTCAGGAAGACACATTCTCCAGGAGCCCCACTGGGAGTCAGGACAGCCCCACTTTGACAGCCCTCACTGGGGCACTGCTCACAGGTGGCTACTGGGTGTGGAGACTGTTCATGCTGCCTGGCGCTCGCAAAATCCCAATTGGCCTCAAG GTGCCTTACCTGCCCTCCAGCACAGCTCAGATTCTGAGCGTCATGAAGCTTTTGGAGGGAAGAACAGGTCGGCTGGCTGATCTGGGGTCAGGAGATGGGAGACTG GTGTTCGCTACCTCTTCGGTTGGTTTTCAGTGTACTGGGTATGAGATCAACTCCATGCTGCTAGCCTTTTCCAGATGCAAGGCCTACTGGACAGGGGTGCCAGCCAGCCAAGCCAACTTTGTCAACAAAGACTTCTGGAAG GCTGATCTATCAATCTACAAGAATGTGACTGTGTTTCTTGCACCTGGAGTG GTACCAacaccactgagaagaactgtcatcaccagctgcatcacgggcactgtgcgcTACTGA
- the si:dkey-190g11.3 gene encoding ATP synthase subunit C lysine N-methyltransferase isoform X3, whose product MEDSIEVILQEDTFSRSPTGSQDSPTLTALTGALLTGGYWVWRLFMLPGARKIPIGLKVPYLPSSTAQILSVMKLLEGRTGRLADLGSGDGRLVFATSSVGFQCTGYEINSMLLAFSRCKAYWTGVPASQANFVNKDFWKIEMLGEKLLRELADDAHVVACRFPFSQWHSHASSGSGLDQAWAYDINTVRLKLNQRGQV is encoded by the exons ATGGAAGACTCCATTGAGGTCATTCTTCAGGAAGACACATTCTCCAGGAGCCCCACTGGGAGTCAGGACAGCCCCACTTTGACAGCCCTCACTGGGGCACTGCTCACAGGTGGCTACTGGGTGTGGAGACTGTTCATGCTGCCTGGCGCTCGCAAAATCCCAATTGGCCTCAAG GTGCCTTACCTGCCCTCCAGCACAGCTCAGATTCTGAGCGTCATGAAGCTTTTGGAGGGAAGAACAGGTCGGCTGGCTGATCTGGGGTCAGGAGATGGGAGACTG GTGTTCGCTACCTCTTCGGTTGGTTTTCAGTGTACTGGGTATGAGATCAACTCCATGCTGCTAGCCTTTTCCAGATGCAAGGCCTACTGGACAGGGGTGCCAGCCAGCCAAGCCAACTTTGTCAACAAAGACTTCTGGAAG ATCGAGATGTTGGGTGAGAAGTTGCTAAGAGAACTCGCTGATGATGCACATGTCGTTGCATGTCGGTTCCCCTTCTCCCAGTGGCACAGCCATGCATCCTCAGGCAGCGGCTTGGACCAGGCCTGGGCCTATGACATCAATACTGTACGCTTAAAACTGAACCAAAGAGGTCAAGTTTGA
- the rab3c gene encoding ras-related protein Rab-3C isoform X2: protein MAATQDVKGKEGADQNFDYMFKLLIIGNSSVGKTSFLFRYADDAFTSAFVSTVGIDFKVKTVYKNDKRIKLQIWDTAGQERYRTITTAYYRGAMGFILMYDITNEESFGAVQDWSTQIKTYSWDNAQVVLAGNKCDMEEERVVSVDSGRLLAEQLGFEFFETSAKDNINVKQTFERLVDIICDRMSESLDTDPAVTTGTPGAKLTDSAPPLQQPACNC, encoded by the exons ATGGCTGCCACTCAGGATGTGAAGGGGAAGGAGGGTGCGGACCAGAACTTTGACTACATGTTCAAACTGCTGATCATTGGCAACAGCAGTGTGGGCAAGACCAGCTTCCTGTTCCGCTACGCGGATGACGCCTTCACCTCCGCCTTTGTCAGCACCGTGGGCATCGACTTCAAGGTCAAGACCGTCTACAAGAACGACAAGAGAATCAAGCTGCAGATATGG gaCACAGCCGGCCAGGAGCGTTACAGGACTATCACTACGGCCTACTACCGTGGGGCAATGGGCTTCATCCTCATGTACGACATCACTAACGAGGAGTCCTTCGGGGCTGTGCAGGACTG gTCGACCCAGATCAAGACCTATTCGTGGGACAACGCCCAAGTGGTCCTGGCAGGAAACAAgtgtgacatggaggaggagagggtggtgtcAGTGGACAGTGGCAGACTGCTTGCTGAACAGCTGG GATTTGAGTTCTTCGAGACGAGTGCCAAGGACAACATCAATGTGAAGCAGACCTTCGAGCGCCTCGTCGACATCATCTGCGACCGGATGTCCGAGAGCCTGGATACGGATCCTGCCGTTACCACGGGAACGCCTGGTGCCAAACTGACAGACAGCGCCCCGCCCCTCCAGCAGCCAGCCTGCAACTGTTAG